Genomic DNA from Pseudomonas fitomaticsae:
CCCGGCCGCAATCAAGATCAAACCGGTAATCACCGACCATCACCATCGCGCTCGCCGGCACTTGCCAGGCCTCGGCCAGTTTCAGCAGGCCACCGGGATGCGGTTTTGGCTGTGCTTCATCGCGGCCCAGCACATCCTCAGCCGCGAAGCAGTCGGCCAGGCCGATGGCCTCCAGCGTCACATGGGCCAGCTCCCGCGCATTGCGGGTCAGGATGCCGAGGCGATAACCCCGGGCGTGCAGGTCGCGCACCAGCTCCACCGCGCCGACCGCCGGGGTCGAGCCGAGCGCCAGATCCCGCTCATGTTCCAGCAGCCACGCATGTTTCGCCGCCGCTTCCTCGGCGGGCAAAGCCGCAAGGTGCGTGAGGATGTCGTCCTCCGGCGGGATCGCCAGCGCCACGCGAATTGCCGCGAAGTCGTGCACGGCGACGGTCAGGGTGCCGTCCATGTCGAACACCCAGTGCCGCACATCCGCCAGACTCATGCCCAGTCCTTGCGATGACGGATCAGGCCTTCCTGGGTCACCGACGCCACCAGTTGCCCGGCGCGGTTGAACACGCTGCCACGGGAGAACCCGCGCGAGTTGCCGGCCCACGGACTGTCCATGGCGTAGAGCAACCAGTCGTCGGCGCGCAGGTCATTGTGGAACCACAACGCGTGGTCGAGGCTGGCGACCTGCATGTCTTTCTGCCAGACCGATTTGCCGTGGGGCAGCATCGAGGTGGTCAGCAGACCGAAGTCCGAGGCGTAGGCCAGCAGGTATTTGTGCAGCGCCGGAATGTCGGCCAACGCGCCGTCGGCGCGGAACCACACGTATTTGATCGGATCCGCCGGTTGCGGGTTGTACGGGTCCTTTTCGGTGACCGGGCGCACTTCGATCGGCTTCGGGCACAGCAGCTTTTCGCGCATGTGTTCCGGGATCAGGTGCGCGCGTTGCTGGGTCAGTTCCAGCTCCGACGGCAGGTTTTCCGGGCCGACCACTTGCGGCATCTGGCTCTGGTGTTCGAAGCCTTCTTCGTCGTACTGGAACGAAGCGCTGCAAGTGAAAATCGGGTGGCCCTTCTGGATCGCGGTCACGCGGCGGGTGCTGAAACTGCCGCCGTCGCGCACACGGTCAACCGAGTAGACCACCGGCAACTTGGCGTCGCCCGGACGCAGGAAATAACCGTGCATCGAATGCACATGGCGCGTTTCTTCAACGGTCTGACTGGCCGCCGACAGCGACTGGCCGAGCACCTGGCCGCCGAACAACTGGCGAAAGCCCAGATCCTGGCTGCGACCACGGAACAGGTTTTCCTCGATCGGTTCGAGGGTCAGCAGATCCACCAGATCTTCCAACACTTGGCTCATTCAGACTCTCCTCACACAAAGCAATGCCGCGCAGTCTTGGCTGCGGCGGGGGATTCAGGTTCTGGCCGGCGCCCCCAGGGTGCCGGCCATTGTAAACGTCCGCGCCTGCTTATCCATGCAAGGTTTCCAGCCACTGCTCCCTCGTGATGCGGTACAACACATGTCGCCGTAACGGGTGACCGTCCGCCAGACGCGGGTGGTCGAAATCTTCCTGCGGGGCGTGGTGCATGCCGATCGCCTGCATGACTTTCTGCGACGGCAGATTAGTCTCGCTGGTGAACGACACCACCTCATTCAGCGCCACCCGGTCAAAGCCGCAACGCAGGGCAGTCCAGGCCGCTTCGCTGGCATAACCGAGGCCCCAGTGTTCCTTGGCCAGCCTCCAGCCGATTTCCACCGCCGGGGTGAACGGCGCATCGAAACCGACCACGCCGAGCCCGGTAAAACCGATGAACTCGCCGGTGTCCTTGCGCTCCAGCGCCCATAGGCCGTAACCGTGCTCGGCGAAATGTCCGCGCACCCGGCCGATCAGCGCGGCGCTTTCCAGCCGGCTCAAGGGCGCGGGGAAGTAGCGCATCACCTGCGGGTCGGCGCACATGGCCGCGAACGCCGGCAAATCCTCGTCCTGCCATTGGCGCATCAGCAGCCTTGCGCTTTCCAGCTCCAGTATCGGTTCCATCCCGCCCCTCCGCTTGATGCCGTCAGTCTACATCGCTGTTAGGCTTTGCACTCTTTCCTGCAGCCTTTATGAATAGTCCACCATGCCGTTGCCGCTGATCTACCACGAAGACTACAGCCCGGAATTTCCGGCGGATCACCGCTTTCCCATGGACAAGTTCCGCCTGCTGCGCGATCACCTGGTGGACAGCGGCCTGACCCGCGACGAAGACCTACTGCGCCCTGAACTGTGCCCCGCCGACATTCTCGCACTGGCCCATGACCGCGGTTATATCGAACGCTACATGAGTGGCGAGTTGTCCCGCGAAGACCAGCGGCGCCTCGGTCTACCGTGGAACGAAGCCCTGGCCCGCCGCACGGTGCGGGCGGTCGGCGGCTCGATTCTGGCAGCGGAAAAAGCCCTGGAGCATGGCCTCGCCTGTCACCTCGCCGGCGGTACTCATCACGCCCACTACGACTACCCCGCCGGGTTCTGCATCTTCAATGACCTGGCGATCATCAGCCACTACCTGCTGCAAAGCGGCCGGGTGAACCGGGTGCTGATCTTCGACTGCGACGTGCATCAGGGCGACGGCACTGCGCGGATTCTGCACAACACCCCGGAAGCCATCACCGTTTCCCTGCACTGCGAAAAGAACTTTCCTGCACGCAAGGCCGAAAGCGACTGGGACATTCCGCTGCCCAACGGCA
This window encodes:
- a CDS encoding HAD family hydrolase, with protein sequence MSLADVRHWVFDMDGTLTVAVHDFAAIRVALAIPPEDDILTHLAALPAEEAAAKHAWLLEHERDLALGSTPAVGAVELVRDLHARGYRLGILTRNARELAHVTLEAIGLADCFAAEDVLGRDEAQPKPHPGGLLKLAEAWQVPASAMVMVGDYRFDLDCGRAAGTHTVLVNLPDNPWPELTDWHAKDCVELRQMLFA
- the tesB gene encoding acyl-CoA thioesterase II → MSQVLEDLVDLLTLEPIEENLFRGRSQDLGFRQLFGGQVLGQSLSAASQTVEETRHVHSMHGYFLRPGDAKLPVVYSVDRVRDGGSFSTRRVTAIQKGHPIFTCSASFQYDEEGFEHQSQMPQVVGPENLPSELELTQQRAHLIPEHMREKLLCPKPIEVRPVTEKDPYNPQPADPIKYVWFRADGALADIPALHKYLLAYASDFGLLTTSMLPHGKSVWQKDMQVASLDHALWFHNDLRADDWLLYAMDSPWAGNSRGFSRGSVFNRAGQLVASVTQEGLIRHRKDWA
- a CDS encoding GNAT family N-acetyltransferase; protein product: MEPILELESARLLMRQWQDEDLPAFAAMCADPQVMRYFPAPLSRLESAALIGRVRGHFAEHGYGLWALERKDTGEFIGFTGLGVVGFDAPFTPAVEIGWRLAKEHWGLGYASEAAWTALRCGFDRVALNEVVSFTSETNLPSQKVMQAIGMHHAPQEDFDHPRLADGHPLRRHVLYRITREQWLETLHG
- a CDS encoding histone deacetylase family protein yields the protein MPLPLIYHEDYSPEFPADHRFPMDKFRLLRDHLVDSGLTRDEDLLRPELCPADILALAHDRGYIERYMSGELSREDQRRLGLPWNEALARRTVRAVGGSILAAEKALEHGLACHLAGGTHHAHYDYPAGFCIFNDLAIISHYLLQSGRVNRVLIFDCDVHQGDGTARILHNTPEAITVSLHCEKNFPARKAESDWDIPLPNGMGDADYLKVVDDALNYLLPLYQPDLVLYDAGVDVHKDDALGYLQLTDEGVAARDESVMRHCLGRDIPVVGVIGGGYSKDRPALARRHGILHHSAQRVWQSSGCH